The following proteins are encoded in a genomic region of Papaver somniferum cultivar HN1 unplaced genomic scaffold, ASM357369v1 unplaced-scaffold_10, whole genome shotgun sequence:
- the LOC113327001 gene encoding nodulin-26-like codes for MAEISMSNTNNTNGSYSNRTNSSVPSAIVPINDLNSSGNNNDHPVPSTTNKESSSCFSLPFFQKLIAEGIGTFFMIFAGCAAVNVNLNNDKVVTLPGIALTWGLAVMVMIYALGYISGAHFNPAVTIAFATCGCGKFPWKQVPGYVLAQVAGSTLAIGTLRLLFQGNQDHFLGTVPDGSNMQSLVLEFITTFYLMLVICSVATDSRAVGELAGLAIGSTVIVNILFSGPISGASLNPARSLGPALVFNRYEGLWIYIIGPICGAVAGSWTYSFIKNDCAIRKLGSKFY; via the exons ATGGCTGAGATTTCAATGTCTAATACTAACAACACCAATGGATCTTATTCAAACCGGACGAATTCTTCTGTACCAAGCGCTATTGTTCCTATCAACGATCTAAACTCGTCCGGAAACAACAACGATCACCCCGTACCGTCAACAACCAACAAAGAATCCAGCTCTTGTTTCTCTTTACCATTCTTCCAGAAG TTGATTGCCGAAGGAATTGGAACATTTTTCATGATATTCGCTGGATGTGCTGCGGTGAACGTGAATTTAAACAATGATAAGGTTGTGACTTTGCCTGGAATTGCTCTAACTTGGGGGCTTGCTGTGATGGTGATGATTTatgctcttggatatatttctggTGCCCACTTTAATCCTGCTGTTACTATCGCCTTTGCCACTTGTGGTTGCGGAAAGTTTCCATGGAAACAG GTACCTGGCTATGTATTAGCTCAAGTTGCTGGTTCAACACTTGCAATTGGAACCTTAAGACTATTATTCCAAGGGAATCAAGACCATTTCCTGGGAACAGTACCGGATGGATCAAATATGCAGTCTTTAGTTCTTGAGTTTATCACAACTTTCTACCTCATGCTTGTAATTTGTAGTGTCGCTACAGATAGTAGAGCA GTAGGAGAACTTGCTGGCCTTGCTATAGGATCTACCGTAATCGTAAACATACTTTTCTCTGG GCCAATTAGCGGAGCATCGTTGAATCCTGCGAGGAGTTTGGGGCCAGCCCTCGTATTTAACCGCTATGAAGGGCTATGGATATACATAATCGGCCCCATTTGTGGAGCTGTAGCAGGTTCTTGGACTTACAGCTTCATCAAGAATGACTGTGCCATACGAAAACTAGGATCAAAATTCTATTGA